Proteins from a genomic interval of Brachybacterium vulturis:
- a CDS encoding lysoplasmalogenase, producing the protein MRRSIDRAGGDRSVRAAAASASALCGALLCGIALVHLAAQLLGNVPLAGLTQVLLMPLLAAALWAGTTAPRPLMVRLALVALGFSWLGDVIPRFVGGEPGFLGMLGSFLVAQLVFALAFWPRRGRSVLRSPLKVLPYLAVAVSIIVLCAPGAGSLLPTVTVYAAAIGAMAVLATGMGRRGGLGGALFVLSDALIALRAFGVLTLPAHETWVMATYITAQVLLILAVRSVSRTDPPEGDGTVPGGRSAERRRRG; encoded by the coding sequence ATGCGACGAAGCATCGACCGGGCCGGCGGAGACCGGAGCGTCCGCGCCGCGGCGGCGTCCGCGTCTGCGCTCTGCGGGGCGCTGCTGTGCGGGATCGCGCTCGTGCACCTGGCGGCACAGCTGCTCGGCAACGTGCCCCTCGCGGGCCTCACCCAGGTGCTGCTGATGCCGCTGCTGGCCGCCGCGCTGTGGGCGGGCACCACCGCCCCGCGCCCCCTGATGGTGCGCCTGGCACTGGTGGCGCTGGGGTTCTCCTGGCTGGGGGACGTCATCCCGCGCTTCGTCGGTGGTGAGCCCGGATTCCTCGGGATGCTGGGCAGCTTCCTGGTCGCACAGCTGGTGTTCGCGCTCGCCTTCTGGCCGCGACGGGGCCGCTCGGTGCTGCGCAGCCCGCTGAAGGTGCTGCCCTACCTCGCCGTGGCAGTGAGCATCATCGTGCTGTGCGCGCCGGGCGCCGGCTCGCTGCTGCCCACCGTCACGGTGTACGCGGCCGCGATCGGCGCGATGGCGGTGCTGGCCACCGGAATGGGCCGGCGCGGCGGTCTCGGGGGAGCGCTGTTCGTGCTCTCCGATGCGCTGATCGCACTGCGCGCGTTCGGGGTGCTCACCCTCCCGGCCCACGAGACGTGGGTGATGGCCACCTACATCACCGCGCAGGTGCTGCTGATCCTCGCCGTGCGCTCCGTGTCGCGGACGGACCCGCCCGAGGGCGACGGGACGGTGCCCGGAGGACGCTCCGCGGAGCGCCGTCGACGAGGCTGA
- a CDS encoding plasmid stabilization protein, which yields MPEAWKRKRERQYQHVKDGQLDKGVSQDEAEEIAARTVNKTRAQEGEAEEASRTSVEDESPAQRGGRRSHSGAEGRTKEQLYEDAKRQDVEGRSSMTKEELREAVEDR from the coding sequence ATGCCCGAGGCATGGAAGCGGAAACGAGAGCGCCAGTACCAGCACGTCAAGGACGGCCAGCTGGACAAGGGCGTCTCACAGGACGAGGCGGAGGAGATCGCCGCCCGCACCGTGAACAAGACCCGCGCGCAGGAGGGCGAGGCGGAGGAGGCGAGCCGCACCTCGGTCGAGGACGAGTCCCCCGCGCAGCGCGGCGGCCGGCGCTCCCACTCCGGGGCGGAGGGACGCACCAAGGAGCAGCTCTACGAGGATGCGAAGCGCCAGGACGTCGAGGGACGCTCGTCGATGACCAAGGAGGAGCTGCGCGAGGCCGTCGAGGACCGGTGA
- a CDS encoding mismatch-specific DNA-glycosylase — translation MSTRRPSPLAGRKPTRNDLTAFATPDPDAIDDVLPDPAGRDGDAPLRLLIVGINPGLWTAAVNAPFARPGNRFWPSLHRAGLTSRPVDASRGLDPEDEQDLHARGIGITNMIGRATVRADELSREELRRAGEDLVARVSALRPGTVAIAGITAFRTAYALPKAHLGLQDPAEVTGWPVDVPLWVVPQPSGLNAHANIASLAATWRDVARTAGVAHRDED, via the coding sequence ATGAGCACTCGGCGCCCCTCCCCGCTGGCCGGCCGCAAGCCCACCAGGAACGATCTGACCGCGTTCGCGACCCCCGATCCGGACGCGATCGACGACGTGCTGCCGGATCCCGCCGGCCGCGACGGCGATGCGCCGCTGCGGCTGCTCATCGTCGGCATCAATCCGGGGCTCTGGACCGCGGCGGTCAATGCCCCGTTCGCCCGGCCGGGCAACCGCTTCTGGCCCTCGCTGCACCGCGCCGGGCTCACCTCCCGACCGGTCGATGCATCCCGCGGCCTGGACCCCGAGGACGAGCAGGACCTCCATGCCCGCGGCATCGGGATCACGAACATGATCGGCCGCGCCACCGTGCGCGCCGACGAGCTGAGCCGCGAGGAGCTGCGCCGCGCGGGTGAAGACCTGGTGGCGCGGGTGTCCGCGCTGCGGCCGGGGACGGTCGCGATCGCCGGGATCACGGCCTTCCGCACCGCCTATGCGCTGCCGAAGGCCCACCTGGGCCTGCAGGATCCGGCAGAGGTGACGGGATGGCCGGTGGACGTCCCCCTGTGGGTGGTGCCGCAGCCGAGCGGGCTGAACGCGCACGCCAACATCGCGTCCCTCGCCGCCACCTGGCGAGACGTGGCCCGCACGGCAGGAGTAGCGCACCGGGACGAGGACTGA
- a CDS encoding thymidine kinase — MRPMEAGRLHVIAGPMFAGKTEELLRRVHRARLAGLAVEVIGHRLDSRRGTDRLSTHAGRSTPARMLERAEQLRVPAGADRAGAPAVPDIVALDEAQFFGPALVPAIEALLEAGIQVEAAGLCLTYDGGPFEPLPTLMAMAEEVVKLTAVCTVCGADAAFHVRLVADGASALEATAAQVGGAESYQARCRSHRQDAPPRDRSGDSSRPGGAAGALR, encoded by the coding sequence ATGCGCCCCATGGAGGCAGGACGACTGCACGTGATCGCAGGTCCGATGTTCGCCGGCAAGACCGAGGAGCTGCTGCGCAGGGTCCACCGGGCCCGCCTGGCAGGTCTCGCGGTCGAGGTGATCGGACACCGTCTCGACTCGCGCAGGGGCACGGATCGCCTGAGCACGCATGCCGGGCGCAGCACACCGGCACGGATGCTCGAGCGCGCCGAGCAGCTGCGGGTCCCGGCCGGGGCGGACCGCGCCGGTGCGCCCGCAGTTCCCGACATCGTCGCCCTCGACGAGGCGCAGTTCTTCGGCCCGGCCCTGGTCCCCGCGATCGAGGCGCTGCTGGAGGCCGGCATCCAGGTGGAGGCCGCCGGACTGTGCCTCACCTACGACGGCGGCCCCTTCGAGCCCCTGCCCACCCTGATGGCGATGGCCGAGGAGGTCGTGAAGCTCACCGCGGTCTGCACGGTCTGCGGGGCCGACGCCGCCTTCCATGTGCGTCTGGTCGCCGATGGCGCCTCGGCGCTGGAGGCGACCGCCGCCCAGGTCGGTGGCGCCGAGTCCTACCAGGCGCGATGCCGCAGCCATCGGCAGGACGCACCGCCGCGGGACCGCTCCGGGGACAGCAGCCGTCCCGGCGGCGCGGCGGGAGCGCTCAGGTGA
- a CDS encoding GH92 family glycosyl hydrolase, whose amino-acid sequence MIATADPGPVGSPTSKDAAGFLAPSAVRFTGTAGERCEIRLPAPAGAEDLRGRRIAPGDMLRWFVHPVLDADQTWGATWVAVDLVLDDGTRLSEHAPRDQYGTLATAEGLGEGAILYPDQWNDVQIDLAALAGRTVTEVQLVLEAPADPEGDLLEELEEPHRDAPELTGWIDGPYLAPRPADPPLTDPVAWVDTRRGTHASGDFSRGNTLPLTAMPNGFALFTPATDARTRNWLYEYHRANGADNRPRLQGMAVSHQPSPWMGDRNQFLLMPLLGAAPDTAPAARARGFDHDQETARPDLYEVRLDGGTTLRLAPTDHGAICEIDLPTDADAGHLLLEGVDEHSRLDASGAVFDGWVHAWVDSSTAQGQARADGARRMYVVAEVEPAPVSVEQARSGSTGSVLTFAPGTERVTVRLATSYLGLAQGRRTLAQELAGRSFEEIRLAAHAAWAERLQVIDAPEATPAQRRTLYGNLYRLNLYPSSHWENAGTLARPEPVHASPVLPVKGEATDSRSDAQVLPGTLFVNHGFWDTYRTAWPAYALLYPQLAAQLADGFVQQYREGGWIARWSSPGYADCMTGTSSDIAFADLQVKGVPLPDARSAYDAGLRNATVAPPVPEVGRRGNERAVFTGYVDTDTAESVSWTLEAHLNDVGLAAQAELLAASAAEDGQEQAAAQLQEEANYLRARSLNYPLLFDPAIEFFQGRRRDGGFAQSPAEYDPRVWGGDYTETDGWNFAFHVPHDGEGLATLYGGREMLRGRLEQFFATPERADLPGSYGDVIHEMVEARAVRMGQFGMSNQPSHHIPFLFHHVGAPEEASRIVREVQRRLFVGEQIGQGYPGDEDNGEMSAWWLLTALGLYPLQLGTGRYHLVAPLFPRATVRPLGGAPFSVTREAEDPGDTCITGMTVEGREHHDSWIDHADLQGRLHLRVAAEPTGWGGIPPSPSAPGERPQPLRDLFATDPGDPLRDDDSRTEQEFDSAGVVIELPVLGEPQQARFLTLTSSARAGADPIAWRLEGSDDGHRWTTLDARSAQRFRWRRQTRPFEISAPRPCLHHRLVITTSEGPLRLAEVELLA is encoded by the coding sequence ATGATCGCCACCGCAGACCCGGGCCCCGTCGGCTCACCGACCAGCAAGGACGCAGCGGGTTTCCTCGCCCCGTCGGCCGTGCGCTTCACCGGCACCGCGGGGGAGCGGTGCGAGATCCGACTGCCGGCCCCTGCCGGCGCCGAGGACCTGCGCGGGCGGAGGATCGCCCCCGGTGACATGCTCCGCTGGTTCGTGCACCCGGTGCTGGATGCCGACCAGACCTGGGGCGCGACCTGGGTCGCGGTCGACCTCGTCCTGGACGACGGCACCCGGTTGTCCGAGCACGCGCCCCGCGACCAGTACGGGACCCTCGCCACGGCGGAGGGTCTCGGCGAGGGCGCGATCCTCTATCCGGATCAGTGGAACGACGTGCAGATCGACCTCGCGGCCCTCGCCGGCCGCACCGTCACCGAGGTGCAGCTGGTCCTGGAGGCGCCGGCGGACCCCGAGGGCGATCTGCTCGAGGAGCTCGAGGAGCCGCACCGGGACGCCCCGGAGCTCACCGGGTGGATCGACGGCCCCTACCTCGCGCCGCGCCCGGCGGACCCGCCGCTGACGGACCCCGTGGCCTGGGTCGACACCCGTCGCGGGACCCATGCCTCCGGCGACTTCTCCCGCGGGAACACGCTGCCGCTGACGGCGATGCCCAACGGCTTCGCGCTCTTCACCCCCGCCACCGACGCCCGCACCCGCAACTGGCTGTACGAGTACCACCGCGCGAACGGCGCCGACAATCGACCCCGCCTGCAGGGGATGGCGGTCTCCCACCAGCCCAGCCCCTGGATGGGGGACCGGAACCAGTTCCTGCTGATGCCGCTGCTGGGCGCCGCCCCGGACACGGCACCGGCGGCCCGGGCACGAGGCTTCGACCACGACCAGGAGACGGCGCGGCCGGACCTGTACGAGGTCCGGCTCGACGGAGGGACCACGCTGCGGCTGGCACCGACGGACCACGGGGCGATCTGCGAGATCGATCTGCCGACCGACGCCGACGCCGGCCACCTGCTGCTCGAAGGGGTCGACGAGCACTCCCGCCTCGACGCCTCCGGAGCGGTGTTCGACGGCTGGGTCCATGCCTGGGTGGACTCCTCGACCGCGCAGGGCCAGGCCCGCGCCGACGGGGCCAGGCGCATGTACGTGGTCGCCGAGGTGGAGCCGGCTCCGGTCTCCGTGGAGCAGGCCCGCAGCGGGAGCACCGGCAGCGTGCTCACCTTCGCTCCGGGCACCGAGCGGGTGACCGTGCGCCTGGCCACCAGCTATCTCGGGCTCGCCCAGGGCCGCCGCACCCTCGCCCAGGAGCTCGCCGGCCGCTCCTTCGAGGAGATCCGTCTCGCCGCCCACGCCGCCTGGGCCGAGCGCCTGCAGGTGATCGACGCGCCCGAGGCCACCCCCGCGCAGCGTCGCACCCTGTACGGCAACCTCTACCGGCTGAACCTCTACCCCAGCTCCCACTGGGAGAACGCCGGCACCCTGGCCCGGCCCGAGCCGGTGCACGCGAGCCCGGTGCTGCCGGTCAAGGGCGAGGCCACCGACAGCCGCAGCGATGCGCAGGTGCTGCCCGGCACGCTCTTCGTCAACCACGGCTTCTGGGACACCTATCGCACCGCCTGGCCCGCCTATGCACTGCTGTACCCGCAGCTGGCAGCGCAGCTCGCCGACGGCTTCGTCCAGCAGTACCGCGAGGGCGGCTGGATCGCCCGCTGGTCCTCGCCCGGCTATGCGGACTGCATGACGGGCACCAGCAGCGACATCGCCTTCGCCGACCTGCAGGTCAAGGGCGTGCCGCTGCCCGATGCGCGTTCCGCCTACGACGCCGGGCTGCGCAACGCCACCGTCGCCCCGCCCGTCCCGGAGGTGGGGCGCAGGGGCAACGAGCGGGCGGTGTTCACCGGTTACGTCGACACCGACACCGCGGAGTCCGTCTCCTGGACGCTGGAGGCCCACCTCAACGATGTCGGCCTCGCGGCCCAGGCCGAGCTGCTCGCCGCGAGCGCTGCCGAGGACGGGCAGGAGCAGGCGGCGGCGCAGCTGCAGGAGGAGGCGAACTACCTGCGCGCCCGCAGCCTGAACTACCCCCTGCTGTTCGACCCCGCGATCGAGTTCTTCCAGGGGCGCCGACGGGACGGCGGCTTCGCGCAGAGCCCGGCGGAGTACGACCCGCGGGTGTGGGGCGGGGACTACACCGAGACCGATGGCTGGAACTTCGCCTTCCACGTCCCGCACGACGGGGAGGGGCTGGCGACGCTGTACGGCGGCCGGGAGATGCTCCGCGGGCGCCTCGAGCAGTTCTTCGCGACCCCCGAGCGGGCGGACCTCCCGGGCAGCTACGGGGACGTGATCCACGAGATGGTGGAGGCCCGGGCGGTGCGGATGGGGCAGTTCGGCATGTCCAACCAGCCCTCGCACCACATCCCCTTCCTCTTCCACCACGTGGGCGCCCCCGAGGAGGCCTCCCGGATCGTGCGCGAGGTGCAGCGGCGGCTGTTCGTCGGCGAGCAGATCGGCCAGGGCTACCCGGGGGATGAGGACAACGGGGAGATGAGCGCCTGGTGGCTGCTCACGGCGCTGGGCCTGTACCCGCTGCAGCTGGGGACCGGCCGCTACCACCTGGTGGCCCCGCTGTTCCCGCGAGCGACCGTGCGCCCCCTGGGCGGGGCGCCCTTCTCGGTGACGAGAGAGGCGGAGGATCCCGGCGACACCTGCATCACCGGCATGACCGTCGAGGGCCGCGAGCATCATGACTCCTGGATCGACCACGCCGACCTGCAGGGCCGGCTGCACCTGCGGGTGGCGGCGGAGCCCACCGGCTGGGGCGGGATCCCGCCCTCGCCGAGCGCGCCCGGGGAACGACCGCAGCCGCTGCGGGACCTGTTCGCCACCGATCCCGGTGACCCCCTGCGCGATGACGACTCCCGCACCGAGCAGGAGTTCGACTCCGCCGGCGTCGTGATCGAGCTGCCGGTGCTGGGAGAGCCGCAGCAGGCCCGCTTCCTCACCCTCACCTCCTCCGCCCGCGCCGGCGCGGACCCGATCGCCTGGCGGCTCGAGGGCTCCGACGACGGCCATCGCTGGACGACGCTCGATGCGCGCTCCGCACAGCGATTCCGGTGGCGCCGCCAGACCAGACCCTTCGAGATCTCCGCGCCGCGACCGTGCCTGCATCACCGCCTGGTGATCACGACCTCCGAGGGCCCGCTGCGGCTCGCCGAGGTGGAGCTGCTCGCCTGA
- a CDS encoding TIGR02206 family membrane protein: MRDSGISRQLLAGPGPVLAEGTLGHMPAYGAAHLSMLVLLVVAAAALVRWARDSDRDRVERRLRVTGWALLANSVLWTLWGFMPWAWNLDESLPLHYSDALRFLLPIALITRVPWAIVVSWFWGLTLNLQSVLTPDVNYFVWIPLEFVEYWIAHLSGVLGPVVLVWGLRFHPTWRGFGLAFAVTAGWAAIAVTANALTGANYGYLNRAPEGASILDLLGPWPQYLLLEALLIAAVWALMTLPWVLLDRRAGTPALGRASLMRRPGAAQASSSTSASRSGPSEVVITRR, from the coding sequence ATGCGGGACAGCGGGATCTCGAGGCAGCTCCTGGCCGGACCGGGGCCCGTCCTGGCCGAGGGGACGCTGGGGCACATGCCCGCCTACGGTGCCGCGCACCTGAGCATGCTCGTCCTGCTCGTGGTGGCCGCGGCGGCACTGGTCCGCTGGGCCCGAGACAGCGACCGTGACCGGGTGGAGCGGAGGCTGCGGGTCACGGGCTGGGCGCTGCTGGCCAACTCCGTGCTCTGGACCCTCTGGGGGTTCATGCCCTGGGCCTGGAACCTCGACGAATCACTCCCGCTGCACTACTCCGATGCGCTGCGCTTCCTGCTCCCGATCGCACTGATCACCCGGGTGCCCTGGGCGATCGTGGTCAGCTGGTTCTGGGGGCTGACGCTGAACCTGCAGTCGGTGCTCACCCCGGACGTGAACTACTTCGTCTGGATCCCGCTGGAGTTCGTCGAGTACTGGATCGCGCATCTCAGCGGGGTGCTCGGTCCCGTCGTGCTGGTGTGGGGGCTGCGCTTCCATCCCACCTGGCGCGGCTTCGGCCTCGCCTTCGCGGTCACGGCGGGCTGGGCGGCGATCGCCGTCACCGCGAACGCCCTGACCGGTGCGAACTACGGCTACCTCAACCGCGCTCCCGAGGGCGCCTCGATCCTCGACCTGCTCGGCCCGTGGCCGCAGTACCTGCTTCTCGAAGCGCTGCTGATCGCGGCGGTGTGGGCGCTGATGACGCTGCCGTGGGTGCTGCTGGACCGGCGCGCCGGGACCCCGGCCCTCGGCCGGGCCTCCCTGATGCGCCGGCCCGGCGCCGCTCAGGCGAGCAGCTCCACCTCGGCGAGCCGCAGCGGGCCCTCGGAGGTCGTGATCACCAGGCGGTGA
- a CDS encoding PTS fructose transporter subunit IIABC produces MSGPLMTPELVRLEVDPPGDKLAVIGLMADLIAATGRADRAGLEAGLLQREESFATGMPGGFAIPHCRTDAVQEAALGVLRLAEPVDFGAADGPADLIIGIAAPAGTDDQHLQLLAQLSRALIRPEFLAELRAATAPEQVSDLVMGVLEPTEAPAAAAAGTATSAGDGAPGDAPVLLAITSCPTGIAHTYMAAESLENAAKDKGVTLHVETQGSGGVTPFTTEQIAAASALIVAADVNISGRERFAGLPLVEHPVKRAISHGPQLIDEAVAAASDPSAARVSAGGGSAAGEDTGSAGKQSWPRRIQGAVMTGVSYMIPFVAAGGLLMALGFLIGGFDVAFVAQDVATGYSLSSLPGAQEYEGATGMLQTDRAGLALYLGAVLFTLGSLGMGFLVAALSGYIAFGLAGRPGIAPGFIGGAISLAVGAGFLGGLVTGLLAGLVALWFTTLTPPRWLAGLMPVVIIPLVTTLVVGGLMLLFLGRPLAALMTTLQDALTGMSGSSAILLGVIIGLMMCFDLGGPVNKAAYLFATAGLSQGTEAAFEIMAAVMAAGMVPPLAMALSTVVRRHLYSPVERENGATAWLLGAAFITEGAIPFAAADPLRVIPSMMTGGAVTGALIMAFSVGSQAPHGGIFVAFAISPIWGFLLAILVGALVAGALVTVLKEVGQRRQGALA; encoded by the coding sequence ATGTCCGGTCCCCTGATGACCCCTGAGCTGGTGCGCCTCGAGGTCGACCCTCCCGGCGACAAGCTCGCCGTGATCGGGCTGATGGCCGATCTCATCGCCGCCACCGGCCGCGCCGACCGCGCCGGTCTCGAAGCCGGCCTGCTGCAGCGCGAGGAGTCCTTCGCCACCGGCATGCCCGGCGGCTTCGCGATCCCACACTGCCGCACCGATGCCGTGCAGGAGGCCGCCCTCGGCGTCCTCCGCCTGGCAGAGCCCGTGGACTTCGGCGCGGCCGACGGCCCCGCCGACCTCATCATCGGCATCGCCGCCCCGGCCGGCACCGATGATCAGCACCTGCAGCTGCTGGCCCAGCTCTCCCGGGCCCTGATCCGCCCCGAGTTCCTCGCCGAGCTGCGCGCGGCGACGGCACCGGAGCAGGTCTCCGACCTGGTGATGGGCGTGCTCGAGCCCACGGAGGCTCCGGCGGCCGCTGCGGCCGGGACGGCGACCTCGGCCGGTGACGGCGCGCCGGGCGATGCCCCCGTGCTGCTGGCGATCACCTCCTGCCCCACCGGGATCGCCCACACCTACATGGCGGCCGAGTCGCTCGAGAACGCCGCGAAGGACAAGGGCGTCACCCTGCATGTGGAGACCCAGGGATCCGGCGGGGTCACCCCCTTCACGACGGAGCAGATCGCCGCGGCGAGCGCGCTGATCGTCGCCGCGGACGTGAACATCTCCGGCCGTGAGCGCTTCGCGGGCCTGCCGCTGGTGGAGCATCCGGTCAAGCGGGCGATCTCGCACGGCCCGCAGCTGATCGACGAAGCGGTGGCCGCGGCCTCCGATCCCTCCGCCGCCCGGGTCTCCGCAGGCGGTGGGTCCGCAGCGGGCGAGGACACGGGCTCGGCGGGCAAGCAGTCCTGGCCGCGCCGCATCCAGGGCGCCGTGATGACCGGGGTGTCGTACATGATCCCGTTCGTCGCCGCCGGCGGCCTGCTGATGGCGCTGGGCTTCCTGATCGGCGGCTTCGACGTCGCCTTCGTCGCCCAGGATGTCGCGACCGGCTACTCCCTCTCCTCCCTGCCCGGCGCGCAGGAGTACGAGGGCGCGACCGGGATGCTGCAGACGGACCGGGCGGGCCTGGCCCTCTACCTCGGTGCGGTCCTGTTCACCCTGGGCAGCCTCGGGATGGGCTTCCTGGTCGCGGCGCTGTCCGGCTACATCGCCTTCGGCCTGGCCGGGCGCCCCGGCATCGCCCCCGGCTTCATCGGCGGGGCGATCTCCCTGGCCGTCGGCGCCGGGTTCCTCGGCGGCCTGGTCACCGGCCTGCTCGCGGGCCTGGTCGCGCTGTGGTTCACGACCCTGACCCCGCCGCGCTGGCTCGCGGGCCTGATGCCGGTGGTGATCATCCCGCTGGTGACCACCCTGGTGGTGGGCGGTCTGATGCTGCTCTTCCTCGGGCGTCCGCTGGCTGCGCTGATGACCACGCTCCAGGACGCCCTGACCGGCATGTCCGGCTCCTCGGCGATCCTGCTCGGCGTGATCATCGGGCTGATGATGTGCTTCGACCTCGGCGGTCCGGTGAACAAGGCCGCCTACCTCTTCGCCACGGCGGGCCTCTCGCAGGGCACCGAGGCGGCCTTCGAGATCATGGCGGCCGTGATGGCCGCGGGCATGGTCCCGCCGCTGGCGATGGCGCTGTCCACGGTGGTGCGCCGTCACCTCTACTCCCCCGTCGAGCGGGAGAACGGCGCCACCGCGTGGCTGCTGGGCGCGGCGTTCATCACCGAGGGCGCGATCCCCTTCGCCGCGGCCGACCCGCTGCGCGTGATCCCCTCGATGATGACCGGCGGCGCCGTCACCGGCGCGCTGATCATGGCCTTCTCCGTCGGCTCGCAGGCCCCGCACGGCGGCATCTTCGTCGCCTTCGCGATCTCCCCGATCTGGGGCTTCCTGCTCGCGATCCTCGTCGGCGCCCTGGTGGCCGGCGCACTGGTGACCGTGCTGAAGGAGGTCGGGCAGCGCCGCCAGGGCGCCCTCGCCTGA
- a CDS encoding 1-phosphofructokinase family hexose kinase gives MIITLTANPSLDRTVDLGGPLTPGGVHRIGAESTQPGGKGINVALGVHRAGLPVLAVLPAAPSDPLLELLEAAGLPHRSCTVAGRVRTNLTVLSTPQTTTKLNEPGATLSPAEVTALEELLLGAVAAGDSVMLSGSLAPGLPTDTYVRLVQSLQGIGARVGVDTSESPLTALAAALPGTAPDFLKPNAEELGQIVGTDGVLLEQQAAAGELTGVRDAALDLHRQGVGAVLVTLGAAGGLLATDGTAWYSPSPAGPVVSTVGAGDSATAGYLIARERGEDPRERLARSLAYGTAAVGLPGTTIPRPDQVRPDAERVIRL, from the coding sequence ATGATCATCACCCTCACCGCCAACCCCTCCCTGGACCGCACGGTGGACCTGGGCGGCCCGCTCACCCCCGGCGGCGTGCACCGCATCGGGGCCGAGAGCACCCAGCCCGGCGGCAAGGGCATCAACGTCGCCCTCGGGGTGCACCGCGCCGGCCTGCCCGTCCTGGCCGTGCTCCCCGCCGCCCCCTCCGATCCGCTGCTGGAGCTCCTGGAGGCGGCCGGGCTCCCGCACCGCAGCTGCACCGTCGCAGGCCGGGTGCGCACGAACCTCACCGTGCTCTCCACCCCGCAGACGACCACGAAGCTCAACGAGCCCGGCGCGACGCTCTCCCCCGCCGAGGTCACGGCGCTCGAGGAGCTGCTGCTGGGTGCTGTGGCCGCCGGCGACAGCGTCATGCTCTCCGGCTCCCTCGCCCCGGGCCTGCCGACGGACACGTACGTGCGCCTGGTCCAGTCGCTCCAGGGCATCGGAGCCCGGGTCGGGGTCGACACCTCCGAGTCGCCGCTGACCGCGCTGGCCGCCGCGCTGCCGGGCACCGCCCCGGACTTCCTCAAGCCCAATGCGGAGGAGCTCGGGCAGATCGTGGGGACCGACGGCGTGCTGCTGGAGCAGCAGGCCGCGGCCGGGGAGCTGACCGGGGTCCGGGATGCCGCCCTGGACCTCCACCGCCAGGGCGTGGGCGCCGTGCTGGTGACCCTGGGCGCCGCCGGTGGCCTGCTCGCCACCGACGGCACCGCCTGGTACTCCCCGTCCCCGGCCGGTCCGGTGGTCTCCACCGTCGGCGCCGGGGACTCCGCGACCGCCGGCTATCTCATCGCCCGCGAGCGGGGCGAGGATCCCCGCGAGCGCCTCGCCCGGTCCCTCGCCTACGGCACCGCCGCCGTCGGCCTCCCCGGCACCACCATCCCCCGCCCCGACCAGGTCCGGCCCGACGCAGAGCGCGTCATCCGGCTCTGA
- a CDS encoding DeoR/GlpR family DNA-binding transcription regulator translates to MYARERQRRILDALSRTGRVTVTELAAQFEVTTETIRRDLDQLAERALLVRVHGGAVPRRTAEVEPDLTSRRVTNVEAKRRIAVAAAALLPADPQAAVLLDAGSTTAELLPHLSGRRGPVITNAPAIAQGALVHTDLAVHVLPGRVRPTTEAAVGSSTVQALRPLHPEVAFLGCNGVDAEGFMTPDPDEAAVKTAMVRAAGRRVVLADSTKIGARHLVTFAALTDVDVLVTDAELPTELRQRLLDSGIEVHLA, encoded by the coding sequence ATGTACGCCAGAGAGCGCCAGCGCCGGATCCTCGACGCACTCTCCCGCACCGGCCGGGTGACCGTCACGGAGCTGGCCGCGCAGTTCGAGGTGACCACCGAGACCATCCGCCGCGACCTCGACCAGCTCGCCGAGCGGGCCCTGCTGGTGCGTGTCCACGGCGGCGCCGTCCCCCGCCGCACCGCCGAGGTCGAACCCGACCTCACCTCGCGCCGGGTGACGAACGTCGAGGCCAAGCGCCGCATCGCCGTCGCCGCCGCGGCCCTGCTGCCGGCCGACCCGCAGGCCGCCGTGCTGCTGGACGCCGGCAGCACCACCGCCGAGCTGCTCCCCCACCTGTCCGGGCGGCGCGGCCCCGTGATCACCAACGCCCCGGCCATCGCGCAGGGCGCCCTGGTCCACACCGATCTCGCGGTGCACGTGCTGCCCGGTCGGGTCCGCCCCACCACCGAGGCGGCCGTCGGCTCCTCCACCGTGCAGGCGCTGCGCCCCCTGCACCCGGAGGTCGCCTTCCTGGGCTGCAACGGAGTGGATGCCGAGGGCTTCATGACCCCCGACCCCGATGAGGCCGCGGTCAAGACCGCGATGGTCCGCGCTGCGGGACGGCGGGTGGTGCTGGCCGACTCCACGAAGATCGGCGCCCGTCACCTGGTCACCTTCGCCGCCCTCACCGACGTGGACGTGCTCGTGACCGACGCCGAGCTCCCCACCGAGCTCCGCCAGCGCCTCCTCGACTCCGGGATCGAGGTCCACCTCGCATGA